One region of Silene latifolia isolate original U9 population unplaced genomic scaffold, ASM4854445v1 scaffold_57, whole genome shotgun sequence genomic DNA includes:
- the LOC141639729 gene encoding dehydration-responsive element-binding protein 2F-like — protein MENPRKSPWKKGPTRGKGGPQNAACTYRGVRQRTWGKWVAEIREPKKRTRLWLGSFSTAEEAAMAYDEAARRLYGPDTYLNLPHLRCSFNPLNKSQKFKFFPSNNFVSMLPSSTGLLNINVHPNVQVIHQRLQEIKNIGIGRKSETNNIGSKVEIVSKKVDSEDDSRNQRPQIDLFEFLQEIGVLENEMGAQNGSPSPSRVSDQYLSCSQENEAASRSVVETPLEEDSSEWDELVEIFRSDDVNSKS, from the coding sequence ATGGAAAATCCGAGGAAATCGCCATGGAAAAAAGGTCCAACAAGAGGCAAAGGCGGCCCTCAAAACGCTGCCTGCACCTATCGAGGAGTACGACAGAGGACTTGGGGGAAATGGGTTGCCGAGATCCGTGAACCCAAGAAAAGAACTCGTCTTTGGCTCGGGTCTTTCTCCACTGCTGAAGAAGCTGCCATGGCTTATGATGAAGCTGCCAGAAGACTTTACGGACCCGATACGTATCTGAATCTACCTCATTTAAGGTGCAGCTTCAACCCTCTCAACAAATCCCAAAAGTTCAAGTTTTTTCCTTCCAACAATTTTGTGTCAATGTTGCCATCTTCTACTGGTCTGCTCAACATAAATGTCCACCCTAATGTTCAAGTTATCCATCAAAGGCTCCAAGAAATCAAGAATATCGGCATAGGTAGGAAATCCGAAACTAATAATATCGGTAGCAAAGTCGAGATAGTTTCCAAGAAGGTTGATTCGGAAGATGATAGCCGTAACCAGAGGCCTCAGATTGATTTGTTtgaatttcttcaggaaattGGTGTGTTAGAGAATGAAATGGGAGCTCAAAATGGCAGTCCTAGTCCTAGTAGGGTAAGTGATCAATACTTAAGTTGCAGTCAAGAAAACGAAGCTGCATCGAGGAGCGTAGTCGAAACCCCGCTAGAAGAGGATAGTAGTGAGTGGGATGAACTAGTTGAGATATTTAGAAGTGACGATGTTAATTCAAAGAGTTGA